In Janthinobacterium agaricidamnosum NBRC 102515 = DSM 9628, the DNA window GCATTCCCGCCTTCGCCACCTTTGCCAAACGCCGCAACGGCTTGAACACCCTGACCATGACCTTGCCGCTGCTGGCCTTGCTGCTCGGTTTTGGCCTGGACCGCATTACCGATCCGCACCGCGTCGATTTGCTGTCGGCGCCGCTGCTGCTGATCATCGCGTGGAATGTGCTGGTCTACCTGGGGCTGCTGGCCTGGCTATGCATACCTTCCAGACAAATGAATGCGGCCAAGGCCGGCTGGGTACGCCGTCTCAGCGTCGGCAAGGCGGCCTTGCCGCGCAAGCTGCCGCATGCGCTATCGGCCGGCTTGCTGGCCTTCATGGCGGAGTGGGCGCAATTGAGCGCCAGGCTGAATGGCGCGCGGCTAAGCCGGATGATCCATGTCAGCGCCGCGCTGTTCGCCATCGGCGCCATGCTGTCGCTGTATGCGCGTGGCGTGCTGTCGCAATACGCGGCCGGTTGGGAAAGCACTTTTCTGGACGCCAGCCAGGTGCATGATCTGTTGTCGGTCCTGTTCGCGCCGGCGCTGTCGCTATTCCACTTGCAGGGTTTTTCGCTGGCCGAGGTCGAGGCGCTGCGCTTCGGTTCCGGCGCCGTCTCGCCCGAAGGCGGCGCGCGCTGGGTGCATTTATATGCGGCGACCTTGCTGTTGCTGGTGGTAGTGCCGCGCATCGTGCTGGCCCTGATTTCCAACTGGCAGGCGCAGCGGCTGGCCACGACATTCCCGCTCGATCTGGAACAACCATATTTTCGCAAATTTAATGAAACCATGGGGACTGTTACTGGCGGCGTACTGCGCGTTTTACCTTACAGTTTCAGCGTCGATGAAGCGCGCGACAAGGGCCTGGCGGCGATTGCGGTGACGCTGTTCGGCGAACAGGCCAGACTGATGCTGCGGCCGTCGACCGCTTACGGCGAGGAACCGCAGGAGGTCTTGGCCGACACCAGATTGAACGACAGCGAGGTGAATCTGACGGCGGTGCTGTTCAATCTGACCGCGACGCCGGAGAAGGAAAATCACGGCGCTTTCCTCGATTACCTGGTGCGCCAATCCGCACGCGGCATCGCCGTGCTGATCGATGTATCGAACTTCCTGGAGCGTGTCGGCAGCCAGCCCGATGCGAAGGCCAGGCTGGCCGAGCGGGTCGCGCTGTGGCAGCAATTCTGCCATTTCCACCGGGCGCCGGCGACCATCGTCGACCTGATCGATCCATCCACCCACCCGCTCGATGCCGGAGCCGGACTGACACTATCGACCGCACCATGAGCGACACACCCGTCCAGATTCAATTTGCGCTGATTTCGCATACCAATAACGGCAAGACCACGCTGGCCCGCACGCTGATCGGCGTCGATGTCGGCGAAGTGCGCGACGCGGCCCATGTGACGGTGTTCGCCGAATCGCATACCTTATTGAGCACGCCGCAGGGCGATGCCTTGCAACTGTGGGATACGCCGGGTTTCGGCGATTCGGTGCGGCTGTTGAAACGGCTCGGCTTGTCCGGCAATCCGATCGGCTGGTTCTTGCGCGAAGTGCTGGACCGCTACCGCGACCGGCCATTCTGGCTCAGCCAGCAAGCGCTGCGCACCGCGCGCGACGCGGCCGACGTGGTGCTGTACCTGGTCAATTCATCGGAACATCCGAAGGACGCCGGTTACCTGCCGGCCGAAATGACAATCCTCGAATGGCTGGATAAACCGGTGGTGGTGCTGCTGAACCAGATGGGCGCGCCGCGTCCGGCCGCCGACGAACACGCCGAGCAGGCGCGCTGGAAAGATCATTTGCGGCAGTTCCCTGTCGTGCGCGACGTCCTGGCGCTGGATGCGTTCGCCCGCTGCTGGGTGCATGAGCGGGTATTTTATGAGGCGGTCGGCAAACTGATCGCGGAGCAAAAACAGGCTGGATATCAGCGCCTGTTCGCCGCCTGGGAAGCGGGCAATGTACAGCGCTTTCACGACGCGATGGGACTGACCGCGGAACAATTAGTCATTGCCGCGCAAGACAGCGAAGCGGTGGATAGCGAAAACAAGACCTTGCTGAAGTCGGCGCTGAAAGTGGTCGGCCTCGGCAAGGGCGGTGAGCAGCAGCGCCAGGAAAAGGCGATGAGCGCGCTGATCGCCAGGCTGAACCTGTGCATAGGCGACACCACCGGCCGGCTGCTGGCCCTGTACAAACTCGACACCAGCGAGGCGGCCAAAATCAATGCGCGGGTGCGCGAAAACTTTACGGTGCGCGCGCCGATCGACAAGGCGCAAGCTGGCTTGCTGGGCGCCGTGATTTCCGGCGCGGCGACCGGGTTGTCGGCCGACCTGGTGGCCGGCGGTTTGACGCTGGGCGCCGGCGCACTGCTGGGCAGCATCGTCGGCGCGCTGACCTTTGCCGGCGCGGCGTGGGGCTTCAATTCGACCACCGAGCGCAACCAGCCGACCATGCAATTCACCGACGAGTTCCTGCGCACGCTGGTGGTGGCCAGTTTGCTGCGCTATCTGGCGGTGGCGCATTTCGGCCGCGGCCGCGGCAATTTTGTCGAAGGCGAGGCGCCGGCGTTCTGGCAAAACGAAGTCGAACTGGCGGTGGCGGGACACGACCATGCACTGATACGGGGCTGGTCGGCGGCGCGCGCCAGGCAGCCGCAGGCCAATGCCGAGCTGCAGGACGTGCTTGCCAGGATAACATCGCGCGTGCTGGGCCGTTTGTATCCCGACAGCGTGATTGACATCGCGGCAAACAAAGCGCCGGACGCTTTTTAGAAAACAATTTACCGCTGCCCTTGACCGAAGTGAATACGGCCTGTATTATCTTGGTCTTCGGAGTGTGGCGCAGCCCGGTAGCGCACCTGGTTTGGGACCAGGGGGTCCAAGGTTCGAATCCTTGTACTCCGACCAAATTGAGTAATAGAGAAAAGACTTGAGAGCTTATGGCTCCCAGGTCTTTTTTTTATTTCAGTCGCATTTTGCGCTGATCAGGCCATGCACCGGTTTCGGCGCATGGCGTATCAATCGCTTCAGCCGGCGCGCTTGGCGGCGATCGCGTTGCCGGCCCGGCTGGCGCCCTTGCGGCCCAGATGCCGCGAGATGAACTGGCCGGCGTCGACCACCAGGTCGAGGTCGATGCCGGTGGCGATGCCGAGACCCTGCATCAGGTACAGCACGTCTTCGGTGGCGACATTGCCGGTCGCGCCCTTGGCGTACGGACAGCCGCCCAGGCCGGCTACCGACGAGTGGAAAATTGTAATGCCCACTTCCAGGCTGGCATAGATATTCGCCAGCGCCTGGCCATAGGTGTCGTGGAAATGGCCGGACAGGCCGCCGATGGCGAATTCCTGGATCGCGCGTTGCATCACCGCCTGGGTCTTGCGCGGCGTCGCCACGCCGATGGTGTCGGCGATGTCGATTTCATCGCAGCCCAGTTCGCGCATGCGGCCCACTACGTCGGCCACAGCGGCTTCCGGCACGTCGCTCTGGTATGGGCAGCCAAAAGCGCAGCTGATGCTGCCACGCAGCCGCAAACCGCGTTCCTTGGCCGCTTGTGCGACGCCCTCGAAGCGGGCGATCGATTCGGCGATCGAACAGTTGATGTTTTTCTGCGAAAAGGCTTCCGATGCGGAGCCGAAAATCACCACTTCATCGGCCCCGGCGGCCAGCGCCGCGTCGAAACCCCGCATGTTCGGCGTCAGTGCCGAATAGATCACGCCCGGCTTGCGCCGGATCGCCGCCATCACCTCGGTGCTGGTGGCCATTTGCGGCACCCATTTCGGCGACACGAACGAGGCCGCCTCGATATTCTGGAAGCCGGCCAGCGTCAGGCGGTCGATCAGTTCGATCTTGACCGCGGCGGGGATGGTGTCTTTTTCGTTTTGCAAGCCGTCGCGCGGACCGACTTCGACGATCTTGACCTGTTTCGGCAGGCTTTTATCAGTGTTCATATCAATATCCTGTGACACGGTTGACGATGCCGGCGACCGGCTGGCCCGCTTCCAGGCAGCGGATCTTGGCGGCGATTTGTGCGACGCTTTCGCGGCGCTGGGTAACGGCGGAAATATGCGGCGTGATGCTGATGCGCGGCTCTTGCCAGAACGGATGCTGCTGCGGCAGCGGTTCATTGCGGAACACGTCCAGCGTGGCGCCGGCGATGTGGCCCGATTTGACCAGCGCCAGCAAGTCGGCTTCGGCCACATGGGCGCCGCGCGCCACGTTGATCAGATAAGAGCCTGGCGGCAGCGACGACAGCCGCGCGCGGTCCAGCAAGTTCGCCGTGTCGGCCGTCAGCGGCAGCAGGTTGACCAGCACGCGGGTGCCGCGCAGGAAGGTGTCGAGGTTGTCCTGTCCCGCAAAACAGCTGACGCCGGCAATCTCCTTCTGGCCGCGGCTCCAGCCGCGCAGCGGAAAGCCGAACGGCAGCAAAGCTTCCAGCACGCGGCTGCCGAGCACGCCGAGCCCGAGCACGCCGATCGTGAAATCCTGCTTGTCATGCGGCGCCAAAGGCAGCCACAGATTGCTGCGCGCCTGGGCGTCATATTCGTCGAAACGGCGGAAATAACGCAGCGCCGCATGGGTCACGTATTCCGCCATCTGCACGCCCATGCCGGCGTCGTCGAGGCGTATCAGCGGTATCTGCGGCGGCAACGCGTCGCCGAAGCGCAGCACCGAATCGACCCCGGCGCCGGCGTTGAAGATCGCCTTGACGCGCACCAGCTCGCCGAGCACGGCGGCGGGCGGACTCCACACCACCGCATAGTCGTGCGGCTCAAGCACCGCGCCCTCGCTCCACAGCGTGATCTCGGCGTGGGGCAGCAGCGCGGCAAAATCGTCGGCAAATTCCCGTGCCTGGTCTGGCGGGAGCTGTATCAGTATGCGCATGTTGTTACTCCCCGATGCATGATGCATTATGCGGCGGCCTTGAAGGCCAGCAGCGGCGTGCCGTCGCTGACCTGGTCGCCGACCGCGTACAGTATTTCCTCGACCAGTCCATCGTGCGGCGCGGCGATGGTGTGCTCCATCTTCATCGCCTCCATGATGACCAGCGGTTCGCCTTTCCTGACATGCTGGCCTTTGTGGACCAGCACCGCGACCACCTTGCCCGGCATCGGCGCCGTCAAACGGCCGCCTTCGGCTTCCGCTTCGCCGGCATGCGCCATCGGGTCGTGGTACTGCAGCGCGTAATGGCTGCCGCCGTGGAAAACGTGGAACAGTTCGCCGTCGCGGCGCACCGTGCCATGCAGCGCCTGCCGGCCCAGCTTGATGCGGTAGCCGACGCCATCGCGGCTGGTCAGGCTGCATGGCTGGCCGTCCAGCAGCCAGCCGTCGCCACGGTATTCGAGCTGGACCAGGTAGGGCGCATGTTCGTCGGCGAACGACAGGCCGCGTTGCAGCGCGCCGTTCAGGCGCCAGCCCTGTGCATTGCCCCACGGGTCGGATGGATTGCCGGCCGATTGCGCTTCAGAGTGCTCTTTTTCAGCTGCGATCAAGGCCACCGCGGCCAGCGCCAGCGCGGCGGCTGGCGCGGCTTGCGGCGCCGGGAACAGCGCCGCGTGATTGCGTTCGATCAGGCCGGTATCCAGGTCGGCATTGGCAAACGCCGCGCCTTCGACCAGCCGTTTCAAGAAGGCGATATTGGTCGCCAGGCCGACGATCTGGTAGTCGGACAGCGCGGCCGCCATGCGCGCCAGCGCCTCGCGCCGGTCGGTGCCCCAGACGATCAGCTTGGCGATCATCGGATCGTAGAAGGGCGAAATCGCATCGCCCTCACGTACGCCGGAATCGATGCGCACGCCAGCCGGATGCTCCGTGCCGCCGAGCTCGAACGTCACCGCCGCTGGCGTGCGCAGATGGCGCAGCGTGCCGATCGACGGCAAGAAGCCTTTTTCCGGATTTTCGGCGTAGATGCGCGCTTCGATCGCGTGGCCGTGGATGGCCAGTTGATGCTGCTGTTTCGGCAGCGGCTCGCCAGACGCGACCCGCAACTGCCATTCGACCAGGTCGGTGCCGGTGATCATTTCGGTGACTGGATGCTCGACTTGCAGGCGGGTGTTCATTTCCATGAAATAGAACGAGCCATCCTGGTTGGCGATGAATTCCACCGTGCCGGCGCCGACGTAGCCGACCGCCTTGGCGGCGGCCACCGCCGCCTCGCCCATCGCGGCGCGGCGCTCGGCCGTCATGCCCGGCGCCGGCGCTTCTTCCAGCACTTTCTGGTGCCGCCGCTGCACCGAGCAATCGCGCTCGTACAGGTAGATGCAATTGCCCAGCGTGTCGGCGAACACCTGGATTTCGATATGGCGCGGCCGCGACAGGTATTTTTCGGCCAGCACCTTGTCGTCGCCGAAAGAGCTGATCGCTTCGCGTTTGCACGAGGCCAGCGCGTCCTTGAATTGCGCCGGCTTGTCGATGACGCGCATGCCCTTGCCGCCGCCGCCGGCGGATGCCTTCAGCAACACCGGATAGCCGATTTTATCCGCTTGCGCTTGCAGGAAGTCGGCGTCCTGCACGTCGCCGTGATAGCCCGGCACCAGCGGTACATTGGCTTTTTCCATCAGCGACTTGGCCGCCGATTTGGAGCCCATCGCGCGCATCGCCGACGCCGGCGGGCCGATGAAGACCAGCCCCGCGGTGGCGCAGGCGTCGGCGAAATCGGCGTTTTCCGACAAAAATCCGTAGCCCGGATGGATCGCCTGCGCACCGGTGGCCAGCGCGACGGCAATCATCTTGTCGCCGCACAGATAGCTTTCCTTGGCCGCGGCCGGTCCGATCAGCACCGCTTCGTCGCATACCGCGACGTGCCTGGCGTTGGCGTCCGCCTCCGAATACACGGCGACGGTCTGGATGCCCATGCGGCGCGCGGTGGCGGCGACGCGGCAGGCGATCTCGCCACGGTTGGCGATCAGGATTTTTGTGAACATGGTCTCTCTCTCAAGCGTGTGCGCAGGAAGTTTTTTTATGATGTGCCGGTCGCGTTACATCAGCAGGAGCAGCTTTCCTTCGGCGCCGAATCGAGCGTCGCGGCGCGGGTCTTCAAGCCCAGCTTATTGAGCAGCGTGCGGTCGTCTTCCGCTTCCGGATTGTCGGTGGTCAGCAGCTTGTCGCCGTAGAAAATCGAATTGGCGCCGGCCAGGAAGCACATCGCTTGCACCGCTTCGCCCATCTGGCGGCGGCCGGCCGACAGGCGCACGCGCGCCTTCGGCATTGTGATGCGCGCCACCGCGATGGTGCGCACGAATTCGAACGGGTCCAGCGCGTCGATGCCGTACAGCGGCGTGCCTTCGACCTGCACCAGGTGGTTGACCGGCACCGATTCCGGGTACGGGTTCAGGTTCGCTAGCTGCGCGATCAGGCCGGCGCGCTGCAAGCGGGTTTCGCCCATGCCGACGATGCCGCCGCAGCACACTTTCAGGCCGGCTTCGCGCACCCGGCCCAGCGTGTCCAGCCGGTCCTGGTATTCGCGGGTCGAGATCACGTTGTCGTAAAACTCGGGCGCGGTGTCCAGGTTGTGGTTGTAATAATCGAGGCCGGCGTTTTTCAGGCGGTCGGCCTGGCCTTCTTCCAGCATGCCCAGCGTGGCGCAGGTTTCCAGGCCCAGCGCCTTGACTTCACGCACCATCTGTTCGACCTTGTCCATGTCGCGGTCTTTCGGGCTGCGCCATGCGGCGCCCATGCAGAAACGGGTGGCGCCGTTGGCCTTGGCCTGGCGCGCCGCTTCCAGCACGGTCTCGATGCCGAGGATTTTCTTGGCTTCGACGCCGGTGTCGTAACGCGCCGCCTGCGGGCAGTAGCTGCAATCCTCTTCGCAGCCGCCGGTCTTGATCGACAACAGTGTGGCCAGTTCGACGTCGCCGTCCGGGAAGTTGCTGCGATGGGTATTCTGCGCCTTGAACATCAAATCGTTGAACGGCAGTTCGAACAGGGCCAGCACATCTTCCAGCGGCCAGGTGGCCGCTTCCGGCAGTTTGATGGCGGCGGCCGGACGGTGCAGTTCGACGGTTTTCGGTTCTTGCAGCTGAGCTTGGGACATCGTATTTCCTTCAAATATGTAGATCGATTATTGAGAACCCGGCCAGTGCGGCAGGCTCGTAAAATTCAGGTAAGACGCCGCGGCTTCCGCCGATGGATCCGCCAGGCGCGGCACGCGTCCCAGCAGCGGTCCCGGCAGGCGCAGCAGCAGCGCTTCGATATTCTCGTCGGCGTAGCGCATTTCGGGCTCCAGTTCATTGGCGACCCAGCCGGCCAGTGTCAGGCCGCGCGCCGCGATCGCTTCGTACGTCAGCAAGGCCTGGCTGATGCAGCCGAGCCGCAAGCCTACCACCATCACCACCGGCAGATCGAGTTGCTGGGCCAGGTCGGCGGTATCGTAGCCATCCGACAGCGGCACGCGGAAGCCGCCGACGCCTTCGACCACCACCGCATCCGACGCGGCGGCCACTTCCAGGTACGCCGCCAGGATCGGCACCGGGTCGATGCTGATGCCTTCCAGCGCGGCGGCGATATGCGGCGCTGCCGGTTCCTTCAGCATGTAGGGCGTGGTCAGGCTGCGCAGCATGCTGACGTTGCCGGCGGCGACCAGGCTGTCTGCGTCGTCGTTATGCAGTTCGCCGTCGCGCATCACCGCGCCGGCTGCCACCGGCTTCATGCCGCAGGCGCGCACGCCGGCTTGCACCAGCGCGTGCAGCATCGCGGACGAAGTCAGCGTCTTGCCGATTTCAGTATCGGTGCCGGTGACGAAACAGGCGAACGGCCGCGGCAAGCCGTCGGCGGCCAAGGCGGCCTGCGCCGCCGCTACGGTATCCGTTACAGGAGCAATTACGGGATCTTCCAGGCTCATGTCAGTTCCTTTCCAGTGCATTCAAGGCAGTGATCAGTTGCGCCACTTCTTGCGTGGTATGGCCGGCCGACAGCGTCACGCGCAGGCGGGCGGTTCCCGGCGGCACGGTCGGCGGACGGATGGTGCCGACCCACATGCCTTGTTCATACAGCGCCGCGCCGACCCGCATGGTTTCGGCGTTATCGCCGATCAGCACCGGCTGGATCGCGGTATCGGACGGCATCGCCTGCCAGCGCCGCAGGCGCAAGCCATCGTTCCATTGTGCCACCAGCGCCCGCAGGTGCGCGCGCCGTTGTTGGCCTTCGTCGCCGGCGATCAGGTCCAGGCTGGTCAGCAGGGCATGCGCCTGGGCCGGCGCGGCGGCGGTGGTGTAAATATAGGGACGGGCTTTCTGGATCAGCGTTTCGATCACGGTGGCATGGGCCGCGACAAACGCGCCGCCGACCCCGGCCGACTTGCCCAGCGTGCCCATGTAGACCAGGTAGGGCGAACGCAGATGGAAGTGCTCCAGCGCGCCGCGGCCGTTGGCGCCGATCGCGCCGAAACCGTGCGCGTCGTCGACCACCAGCCACGCGCCATGGCGTTCGCACAGGGCCAGCAATTGCGGCAGCGGCGCCAGGTCGCCATCCATGCTGAACACGCTGTCGGTGACCACCATCTTGGTGCTGGCGCTGCTCGCTTCCAGCAGCGCCGCCAGCGCGGCCAGGTCGGCGTGCGGATACACCTTGACGCTGCAACGCGACAGCCGCGCGCCGTCGATCAGCGACGCATGGTTCAGCGATTCGGAAAAAATCTCGGCGCTCTTGTCGCCGGCCGTCAAGCCGCCCAGCACCGCCAGGTTGGCCATGTAGCCGGTGCAGAAATACAGTGCGCGCGGCGCTTCCAGGTGGGCGCCGACGAAATCCGCCAAACGGTCTTCCAGTTTGGCGTGGGCGCGGCTATGGCCGCTGATCAGGTGCGAGGCGCCGCTGCCGACGCCGTACAGGGCCGCGCCTTCCTGCAGCGCCGCGACCAGCCGCGGATGGCTGGC includes these proteins:
- a CDS encoding DUF2868 domain-containing protein, translated to MNEHIARDVVLVRAIETADQKREVLSDDDRMYASRSAKELAHWQASGKQSEVTTDDFLQQRSEQIIKRLVERIPAFATFAKRRNGLNTLTMTLPLLALLLGFGLDRITDPHRVDLLSAPLLLIIAWNVLVYLGLLAWLCIPSRQMNAAKAGWVRRLSVGKAALPRKLPHALSAGLLAFMAEWAQLSARLNGARLSRMIHVSAALFAIGAMLSLYARGVLSQYAAGWESTFLDASQVHDLLSVLFAPALSLFHLQGFSLAEVEALRFGSGAVSPEGGARWVHLYAATLLLLVVVPRIVLALISNWQAQRLATTFPLDLEQPYFRKFNETMGTVTGGVLRVLPYSFSVDEARDKGLAAIAVTLFGEQARLMLRPSTAYGEEPQEVLADTRLNDSEVNLTAVLFNLTATPEKENHGAFLDYLVRQSARGIAVLIDVSNFLERVGSQPDAKARLAERVALWQQFCHFHRAPATIVDLIDPSTHPLDAGAGLTLSTAP
- a CDS encoding DUF3482 domain-containing protein, whose protein sequence is MSDTPVQIQFALISHTNNGKTTLARTLIGVDVGEVRDAAHVTVFAESHTLLSTPQGDALQLWDTPGFGDSVRLLKRLGLSGNPIGWFLREVLDRYRDRPFWLSQQALRTARDAADVVLYLVNSSEHPKDAGYLPAEMTILEWLDKPVVVLLNQMGAPRPAADEHAEQARWKDHLRQFPVVRDVLALDAFARCWVHERVFYEAVGKLIAEQKQAGYQRLFAAWEAGNVQRFHDAMGLTAEQLVIAAQDSEAVDSENKTLLKSALKVVGLGKGGEQQRQEKAMSALIARLNLCIGDTTGRLLALYKLDTSEAAKINARVRENFTVRAPIDKAQAGLLGAVISGAATGLSADLVAGGLTLGAGALLGSIVGALTFAGAAWGFNSTTERNQPTMQFTDEFLRTLVVASLLRYLAVAHFGRGRGNFVEGEAPAFWQNEVELAVAGHDHALIRGWSAARARQPQANAELQDVLARITSRVLGRLYPDSVIDIAANKAPDAF
- a CDS encoding hydroxymethylglutaryl-CoA lyase, whose protein sequence is MNTDKSLPKQVKIVEVGPRDGLQNEKDTIPAAVKIELIDRLTLAGFQNIEAASFVSPKWVPQMATSTEVMAAIRRKPGVIYSALTPNMRGFDAALAAGADEVVIFGSASEAFSQKNINCSIAESIARFEGVAQAAKERGLRLRGSISCAFGCPYQSDVPEAAVADVVGRMRELGCDEIDIADTIGVATPRKTQAVMQRAIQEFAIGGLSGHFHDTYGQALANIYASLEVGITIFHSSVAGLGGCPYAKGATGNVATEDVLYLMQGLGIATGIDLDLVVDAGQFISRHLGRKGASRAGNAIAAKRAG
- a CDS encoding 2-hydroxyacid dehydrogenase yields the protein MRILIQLPPDQAREFADDFAALLPHAEITLWSEGAVLEPHDYAVVWSPPAAVLGELVRVKAIFNAGAGVDSVLRFGDALPPQIPLIRLDDAGMGVQMAEYVTHAALRYFRRFDEYDAQARSNLWLPLAPHDKQDFTIGVLGLGVLGSRVLEALLPFGFPLRGWSRGQKEIAGVSCFAGQDNLDTFLRGTRVLVNLLPLTADTANLLDRARLSSLPPGSYLINVARGAHVAEADLLALVKSGHIAGATLDVFRNEPLPQQHPFWQEPRISITPHISAVTQRRESVAQIAAKIRCLEAGQPVAGIVNRVTGY
- a CDS encoding acetyl-CoA carboxylase biotin carboxylase subunit, with product MFTKILIANRGEIACRVAATARRMGIQTVAVYSEADANARHVAVCDEAVLIGPAAAKESYLCGDKMIAVALATGAQAIHPGYGFLSENADFADACATAGLVFIGPPASAMRAMGSKSAAKSLMEKANVPLVPGYHGDVQDADFLQAQADKIGYPVLLKASAGGGGKGMRVIDKPAQFKDALASCKREAISSFGDDKVLAEKYLSRPRHIEIQVFADTLGNCIYLYERDCSVQRRHQKVLEEAPAPGMTAERRAAMGEAAVAAAKAVGYVGAGTVEFIANQDGSFYFMEMNTRLQVEHPVTEMITGTDLVEWQLRVASGEPLPKQQHQLAIHGHAIEARIYAENPEKGFLPSIGTLRHLRTPAAVTFELGGTEHPAGVRIDSGVREGDAISPFYDPMIAKLIVWGTDRREALARMAAALSDYQIVGLATNIAFLKRLVEGAAFANADLDTGLIERNHAALFPAPQAAPAAALALAAVALIAAEKEHSEAQSAGNPSDPWGNAQGWRLNGALQRGLSFADEHAPYLVQLEYRGDGWLLDGQPCSLTSRDGVGYRIKLGRQALHGTVRRDGELFHVFHGGSHYALQYHDPMAHAGEAEAEGGRLTAPMPGKVVAVLVHKGQHVRKGEPLVIMEAMKMEHTIAAPHDGLVEEILYAVGDQVSDGTPLLAFKAAA
- the bioB gene encoding biotin synthase BioB, with the protein product MSQAQLQEPKTVELHRPAAAIKLPEAATWPLEDVLALFELPFNDLMFKAQNTHRSNFPDGDVELATLLSIKTGGCEEDCSYCPQAARYDTGVEAKKILGIETVLEAARQAKANGATRFCMGAAWRSPKDRDMDKVEQMVREVKALGLETCATLGMLEEGQADRLKNAGLDYYNHNLDTAPEFYDNVISTREYQDRLDTLGRVREAGLKVCCGGIVGMGETRLQRAGLIAQLANLNPYPESVPVNHLVQVEGTPLYGIDALDPFEFVRTIAVARITMPKARVRLSAGRRQMGEAVQAMCFLAGANSIFYGDKLLTTDNPEAEDDRTLLNKLGLKTRAATLDSAPKESCSC
- the bioD gene encoding dethiobiotin synthase, whose product is MSLEDPVIAPVTDTVAAAQAALAADGLPRPFACFVTGTDTEIGKTLTSSAMLHALVQAGVRACGMKPVAAGAVMRDGELHNDDADSLVAAGNVSMLRSLTTPYMLKEPAAPHIAAALEGISIDPVPILAAYLEVAAASDAVVVEGVGGFRVPLSDGYDTADLAQQLDLPVVMVVGLRLGCISQALLTYEAIAARGLTLAGWVANELEPEMRYADENIEALLLRLPGPLLGRVPRLADPSAEAAASYLNFTSLPHWPGSQ
- the bioF gene encoding 8-amino-7-oxononanoate synthase; its protein translation is MELLNQLDTQLQALRERSLIRQRRVVDTPCGPRLQVAGRELLAFCSNDYLGLASHPRLVAALQEGAALYGVGSGASHLISGHSRAHAKLEDRLADFVGAHLEAPRALYFCTGYMANLAVLGGLTAGDKSAEIFSESLNHASLIDGARLSRCSVKVYPHADLAALAALLEASSASTKMVVTDSVFSMDGDLAPLPQLLALCERHGAWLVVDDAHGFGAIGANGRGALEHFHLRSPYLVYMGTLGKSAGVGGAFVAAHATVIETLIQKARPYIYTTAAAPAQAHALLTSLDLIAGDEGQQRRAHLRALVAQWNDGLRLRRWQAMPSDTAIQPVLIGDNAETMRVGAALYEQGMWVGTIRPPTVPPGTARLRVTLSAGHTTQEVAQLITALNALERN